The following are encoded together in the Spirochaetota bacterium genome:
- a CDS encoding HAD family hydrolase, whose translation MIKHIVFDMDNTLVDEFGSTTRPGIIDFLTNLKNKNLHLYLWTNSTKIRAKEILLYHKLHTYFDKCIYREDYDPLNKGIHKDITKISGELLIDDDPSEIEFVKMLGYKGYLIKPYRKNSKLKAIDYNKEYGEIIKVIHY comes from the coding sequence ATGATTAAGCACATTGTATTTGATATGGATAACACACTGGTTGATGAATTTGGCTCCACAACAAGGCCGGGAATAATTGATTTTCTTACTAACCTAAAAAATAAAAATCTTCACCTGTATCTTTGGACCAATTCAACAAAAATACGGGCAAAAGAAATTTTATTGTATCATAAGTTGCACACCTATTTTGATAAATGTATTTACCGTGAGGATTACGACCCCTTAAACAAAGGCATTCATAAAGATATAACAAAAATTAGCGGAGAACTTTTAATTGATGACGACCCTTCTGAAATTGAATTTGTCAAAATGCTGGGCTATAAAGGCTATCTGATTAAACCTTACCGTAAAAACTCAAAATTAAAAGCTATTGATTATAATAAGGAATATGGAGAAATAATAAAGGTCATACATTATTAG